From the genome of Arvicola amphibius chromosome 9, mArvAmp1.2, whole genome shotgun sequence:
CTGATCCCGAGCCAgcatctctccctttcctttcccttccccccctGCAGCTGTGTGAGCCACTTCCATCTCCGAATGAGTCCAGAACCTTCGCCCAGCAGTCCCTGAGCTGCCTTAACACAATTCCAGCCCAGCTCTGGAAGTCTCTAGAAGTCAAGAGAGTAGCAGACATTCGTGAACTAATGACACACGACAAGTTGTGGGGACAGCAAGTCATGTTGTTTCTGGCCGTTCGCTACCCCTGTGGTTTTTACAAGGGACCTCCAGCACCGAGACTGTCCACTAGAGCCCGAAGCTTCTCTGACAGTGCAACctgcagagagaaataaagggatCTGAGCAGCTGGGGCTGGGAGTGGGGCAGGGAGCACACAGGACACAGGGAGGCCACCATAGGCCTACCGGATACACTGGAGGGCTCTGCAGCTGCTTATGAGCAGGACTGAGGCGGCTCAGGGACTGCTGGGCAAAGGTTCTGGACTCGTCCAGAGATGGAAGCAGCTCACACAGCtgcaggggaggggaaagggaaggttAGAGATGCTGGCTCAGGATCAGAGCTCAGCTGAAGTGAAGGCGCAGATGAGGGGCAGTCACCTGTCCCTGTTGCAAGTAGAGTCGCAGCAAAGGCTCCACCTGAGCTGGCTTCACAGTGCAGGGCTCCTGAGCCCCTCGGGGCCAAaccctgagttcctgcccagcCTTGGGTGGGGGCTCTTCTGCCAACTGCAGTAGGTCCATTAGGAAAAACCCTGAGCAAAAGCAAGAATAATGTCAAATAGGGGCCGGAGACTCAAAAAGGGGcaaaagggaagcagagggacGTCACCATCAGAGCCTAGGAGCCGGAAGGCAGCCTTGCTCCCTGGCAGTGTTTGCTTCTCGCGGTCCTCTGTCAGCTTCATTCGAGGTTGGCCTCCCACAGACACCAGCTGCAATGGCAGGGTGTTCAGATAGCTGGACCCCTGTCCCCTGCCATCCATGTTCTTCCAGACTTGCCCTACCTGGGGCCAAACACTCTCTTTACCTTGTAGACACAGCCCATAGAAGGCTGTTTGGGACAGGTGACCACACTGGTACCAATGCCAATGATGTTCACCTCACTGCCCTGTGGGGAGAGGAGGTGACAATGGGCTCAGCTGTCACCTGCAGAGTGCCAGAGCCCTCTAGACTACCCTCCACCTGTCCCTCTTCCACTCTACCTTTTGGGCCAGCCGTGCTAGCGCCTTCTCATCAATGTTGTTGCTGACTGCAATGGGAACGGACTCCAGCCAGGGCACCTGGAACCTGTACGTAATGGGTTCACAAGCAGCACCCCCTTAGGTGCTCCTGATTCACCCTGGCCTCTTTCCTtgatccctccctccccatcagcTATGCCTATACCCACCCTTTTCTTAGGAACCCCTGGTGGTCCTACCCTACTCCTCCCTCCCAGAGCTTTTCCAGTTGTTCCTGAAATAGGACCATGGTCTTGGTATAGGAGAGATAATCCCTCTTGTCCAAATCCCATCTCCTTGGGACTCCCACAAGGAATTTCTAGGAGGCACACGACACCCCTCATGGGGAACTCACTCGGCACCAACAGTTCGAAAGATCCCACGGATCTCCTGAGCCTGCTGAAACAGATCACCGCTGTCCAGCCTCACGCCCACTGCCCTGTAACCCAGCTCCCCCAACGCCAGGGCTACTGCCAGGAAGTTGGGAAGACCACTCCTGCATGTAAAAAACGGGATCAGGAGCTCAGTCGCTCTACCGAGGCCACCCTGAGAGAATGCTCATACCTCACCTGCGCACACTGTAGGAATCTAGCAGGCCCTGGAAAGCCCGGGGGAAAGCCAGAGCATAGGCCACAAATGCTGCCCGTTCCCCTGGATGCGGCTCTTGCACCTCCAGTCCCAGGTAGACACACACACGCTTCAGCCACAAATTTACACTGGCGGCCAGGTCCACCGTGGGGCCCTCACTAGAAGCTGGAGCCAACATCTGCAGAAAGAGATTAGATAAAAGATGGTTCTAGAGTACAGTGTAAAACCTGGGAGTGGCTAGTATTCCGTGGCCTGAGGACAAAGGTGATGCCATGTAATGCCAGCTTTCTAGTACAGCCTTACACCAATCCACCAGCCTATACAGCAGGGGCCAACCCACCCTAGCCGGGGTAAGAACTGGTTTGGAGATCCGGTCCTCTAGAGTAGAGCTGGCTTGAGAAAGGTACTGACTGATTGGCCCCAGCATGGATACATACTGTACACActaagacagaagcaggaggatcaagatttCAAGACCAATCTGGGCTGCACAGAACCCTGACATAACATAAAACAGTACTAACCGGGTCAGGGGGCACCTCACTACCCGAAAATGAAGTGACAAAGGAGTGGGCCAGGGTCCCTGCCACCGGCACACCTCTCAGTTGTCCAGCAagtgtgttgctgctgctgttgaatCCTGGGTAAAAAGGCAGGCGGGATTAGGGACTCCAGGAATGCTGGTACCTTCCCTTCCCCAACCtacgcctcccccccccccccccccccccccccgcctcaccGCCCAGGTAGCTGTAAATGGAGGCCGTGAAACCCCCATCTGGACCCTGAGCTCGCCGCAAGCCCATCTCTAGCAGTCTCTTATCAGGCCCTGCAATTAGGCGAAGTCGAGCAGCATTGGTGGCTACGAGGCTGTGGAGAGTGACAGGTCAGGAGAGCCCAGGTGAGAGTTGCAGTCACCCCAGTGTgacttagccccccccccccccccaagcttccGACTGCCTGCATCTCTCAGGAACTCCGCTCACCTAGCGTAACTGACCAGACACAGCAGGGGAGTCTCCAGCAGCTGTACCAGAAGGAGGGGTCCGGACACCTGCAACAGTGGCACCTGCGGGACGAGTGATTAGTTCCAGAGCGGGACCTCCTGGATCACCCCCCACCTTTTATTTACCCACCCAGATCGCAGGACACTCACACCAGGGAAGGCAAGGGAACCCTCCGGCAGGGCTCGCACCGTCACCCCAGAGCAGTCAAGAGTCCGAAGGTGCTCAAAGAACGCAGGGTCAGTGTCTGGGGGTAGCACTGAAGCCAGGAATTGCACGTCTGGGGGAACAGAGAATACATGTGATCTGGGGGAGGACTTGGCCAGGCAAGTGCAGGTCCCCTCAGACAGAGGTCAGGGGCATGGGAGCAGGATTCCCTCCCAGCCGGAGGAGTACCAGTGCGGAGCTACCTGCGTCCTGCAGACGGAAGGCACGCAGGAAACACAGACAGTCCCGCAGACCGGCGGCCAGGGCAAAGGAGCCTCCAAACGGACAGTGGCGGAAGAAGAGCTCGAACTCTGCTGCCTCGCGTGCCCGGCCTGCACGCCAATAGCCCAGCGCCATGGTGGCCTGGTAGAGGTCGGTGAGCAGTGGCCGCACCACAGCTCGCCCCTCGCCGTCCTTCTCCATCGCAATTCAGTACCGTAAACGCAGCGTGACAAGCCAGGCTAATGGCGCCCTACTCCGCCCCCCAGGGCACTCATCCAGGGAACTAATCGACCCAGAGGCGGGCCTTTCCCGGCAGCAGTGGGCGGGGCAAGCCACCTAAACACTGCTTGTAGCAGGGACCCAAACCAGCAAGGTAGGCGACCAGCCTACCTCTACCCCAGCCTCCTTGACTCTGCTAGCTGTTTGCCCTTGAGAATGGTTCTTCTTACAGGATAGTGGACTTCAGCAGGGGCAAAGGCAAAACAGCAACGCCAAACTTAACAGGGTTGGAGTGCTTGATAAGATTGTACTTTAGCCTTTTGCCCCAGAGCAGGGCCGGGCAAATAGGGTTACCTACAGAACTGTGAGCATCTCCCTGGAAAACCAGGAGCCCCTCGAGGCCAGAGCTGCCTTTCAGGTGTGTAGGGAACACAAGCACCAGTCAGGGGCATGTTTGTTCAACCCAGCTACCAGGCTCATAGTGAGTCAAAGTCCTAAGATAGTTTATGTTCAAAGTGGTAGCGAATGTCTTTAATCATAGCCctggggaagcagacacagggCAATctaacaagttccaggtcagccaaggctatatagcaaaatttattctcaaaaaaaaggagggggctggagagatggctcagtggttaagagcactgcttgctcttccaaaggtcctgagtttaattcccagcaaccacatggtggctcataaccatctgtaataagatctggggccctcttctggtttgcaggcatacatgcagacagaatactgagaatactgtatacataattaataaatcttttttttttaaaaaaaggaaaaaaagtgtggGTGCTGCTGAACTACAGGCAGACTTAaagctcagaggccagaagagggcaccagattacctggagctgaagttaatTACACCTGGttgagctgggaattgaaaccccATCTTCAGGTTACAGCTTTTGTTGGATCCTGCATCTCAGGCTCCACGGGAAAGCTTTTGAGGGGGAGGGACCACACTGCTCCCTCGTGGCTAAGGATCATGATGAACAGCACTGGCAGGGACCAGCCACACTTTGCACCTCTCACCAGACGTCCATACTATTTCACCCAAAACCCGAGCACTGACCACCGTGGAACGGGCAGGGAAAATTCCACACCGTACATCTGGCTGTCCATATTCTAACCATCCCAGAACATGAAAGATATGGCCCCTTATTGGGGGCTGCAGAatcctggccccttgactttctttgcctgctggagtgaaacaACTTGCTTTCCTGTGTCTgctgctgctctgagcacgagaccctcatgagttcctgatggcaggggagtgtgaattctggtgggttttacagctggaaatcccaagagctggggtgtggctatcagttaaggatccctatataagcttccctggagcacaatgaagttagcattcttgtttcaaagatgacccgtgtccccatgtctctgtctgtgtgcgtATGTGTTTAAACCTCCAGCCTAGTTCCAGGCTGGCATACCGCCCCATAGTGCAGGTGCTACAGCCCCCCTCCAGTCAACTGCACTGCCCCTccagaggtgaggagggaggagtgatgtTAGATCAGGCCTAGGTAGACTCTACATGGTCACAACAGCAGGGGCAAGAGGCACAGGGTGGATAAATGTGGGCTCAATGGATTTTGTTTCTGGCTCAAACAGCTTAAAGAGGCAAAAGGGGCTGGGCTGGGCAAGAATGGCTAGAGCCTGGCACATTTGGCACACTGATATGCACATCAAGGAACACCACAGAGCCAGAGTGCGGGGTCTCAGTCTTTAATCTTAGGTCCTCACACACGCGAACCACACGCTCCGATCTTCAGATCTTGTTGAAAGCTGCGATGTCGACACTCTGCACCTGTGGGCGGAGACAGAGACTGCTGCTGTGGATGTCTGGAGGCCTCCCCACTCAGGCTCCACAGTGGGGTCTGACAGGGACCCGCTCCCATGGATGTGGGGCCACTGGAGCCAATGTCCTGGAACCACCTGGTCTTCCCACCCTAGCACTCATGCCCACTCACATGCTCCTCAAACTTGGTGATCTCCTCTTCTAGCAAGTCGGTGCCCACTTTGTCATCTTCCACCACACACTGGATCTGCAACTTCCGGATTCCATAGCCAACGGGCACGAGCTTGGAGCCCCCCCAGACCAACCCGTCCAACTGGACGGAACGCACACAAGCCTCCAGCTGGGCCATGTCTGTCTCATCATCCCACTGTGAGAAAACGGGAGGGTGGGGTGCGGAGTGAGCCGTCTCAGAAATCTCTAGAATACCACAGGGAATGCCCataaccccaccaccaccaccaaactaTACAAGAAACAATTTTGCTTGGAAACAGTCCCCAAATTACATGTGCCCTACTCCATATTTCTGTTCTTATGTCAAGGTCTTTAAACTTCCATCAAGACCTAGGAGGCTGTGGTCAGGCCCAGCCTCCAGCTCCAGTTAAAAGGTTCTGTTTCTGGTCCTCCCAGAGGGCCACCACCACTCACAGGTTTGACATCCAAGAGGATGGAGGATTTGGCCACCAGTGAGGGCTTCTTGGCTTTCTTCTCTGCGTACTGCCGAAGCCTCTCCTCCCGTAGTCGGGCTGcctccttgtcttcttcctcctcatcactGCCGAACAGGTCAATGTCATTGTCCTCATCGTCCTCTGCTGGTGTGGCGGCCTTCTTGGTCGGGGGCTCCACTTGACGCATAGGAGACACATGCTGCcatagaggaagggaagaaggttGAGACTCATTTAGCCCTCTGGAAGACGAAGCCAGCCTGCCCTGAAGTTCAGTCTTGCCTGGGATAGTGggcaggtggaggcagaagccaggagcacaACTCCAAGGCTCCTTCCCAAGTCGGGAAGGGGACTCACCTGGGTCTGGGGGGCTGTGGCTCGGTGAGTAGGTGAACTCTTCTCCAGAGTGCTCAACCGGGCCTCCAACTTGGAAATGGCTTGCTGCAGATCTTGTACCACTGTGGGCACAAGGGAGACACCAGCCAGTCAGATAGCAGAGGCTGGAACTGGAGCCCCACCTGTCAGGCCCAAGCCCTCACCGCCTCGAAGGTTCTGGTTCTCCATTTCCAGACTGGCAATCCGTACAATGAGCTCACTATGATCTCCAGCAGGTCCACTGGAGGCCCCAGGGCCTGAACTCTGCAAGGGAGGGAAACACTGGTCTTAGTACTTTAGCTTGCTTCTGAATTCCCTTACAGCCACTCAGAAGCAGAGCCCAGACCAAGCTGAAGGTCTGGCAAAGGTTCAGTCTTACAGGATCCCCTACAGTACTTGGTCAAGGAACTGCTGGAGAAGCAACACAGGAAGGCCTAGGTAGATAAGGGACCACAAAACAGACTTTCTGCTTAGGGAGATCAGGGAAGACCTGTGGTCTTCAGGGAATGGCTGTACAGCCCACTGTGACACTCTCAGCCAAGCAGAGGATAGGACAAGGGAGCCAAACAGAGAAAGCAGCAGGACTTACAGTCCCAGGGGTGGCTTGGCCCAGGGCCTCAGGGGATTTAGGCAGCATCACCTTGAGCTAGAAATAGGAGGGGAAAGCAATTGAGGGGCCAGACAGAAGGAGCATGGAGGTGGTGCCGGCACCTGTGATCTTGCTCCTGAGGTGGCCCCAGGAGGGCACAGGGCAGGCTCCCCGTGCAGGAAACCCATGCGTCTAGCTTCATGCTCTCATGTTAGTTCCATTCAGAGTGGGAGAGTTACTGGCTCTGAAGAAATAGTTGCATGCAAGTCCTAGCCCAAATGGATCTCAGCAGGCTCTGCTAGGACGTCCTCTGAGGGAGGGTGGCGAGCACTCTTAGTATCTGCTAGGCAGAATCTGCTCCACACGAGAGGTAACAGACACACAGGTCTTGCCAAACACATGGCATAGCAGCAGTTGGGCTAACAAATGTaactaactttcttttttaaaaacttgcatGTGGCAGCAGAGCCTTATGGTCAGATTCTTGGCACAGCTACCATAGAAGGGAAGATACCTTCCGTCTACCTGCAAGCAAGGCCAGGCAGTTCCGAAGACTAGAACACGTGAGTGTATGCTAGGCTGGGATGCCAGGACTGTTTCCACAACACCTGAGGGCTCTCCCACGCTAGACAGCAGGCCTGGTACCAAGGAAAGGACATGGCAAGGGGCAGCCCAGAGCCAGGGCAGTAAATGGCTGCTGAGAACGACTCAGTTTTCTGGATGCTGAAGCTCAATGTGCCGGACCAAGTACATAAATCCCCCTCCCTAACTCCATGTTCACTGAGACTGAACTTCACTGGGTGTGCATGGGATCATGAGTTTGGTAGAGGATGACAGGATGTGAACTAACAGGAGTCAGGCAGGACCAGGAAGGGCTCAGGGGTGTGCAGCCTTCTGAAAGGCTGTGCATTGTTGACCATTTGGTAGACTAGTGCCCTAGGAATGTCTGTACTTGAATCTCCACGTTAGTTTACACAGCAAAGCAGATTTAACAGATGGAACTATGGGCctggatcagtggttctcaacctctgggtcgtGACCCTTTCATAGGTGTCACCTAAGACcgtcagaaaacagatatttaaattatgaagtagcaattaaaCAATTTTACAGCCAAGGGCACCACAGCATAAGGAGCTGTGGTAAAGAGCTGCAGTGTTAggagggctgagaaccactgctctatgcACGTCAGCGGGGACGAGAGAAATAGAGGCAGGGATGACCAGACAGAGTGGATTTTCTCCAGACTTCTGAAGGACTCCATGGACACCTTGGTTCTGCTCCACAAGATGCCTCTAAAGCTGCTGTAGAGATGGCAGTGGGCACAGGCCTGAAGGCACAGCAGGGAGTTTAGGCCCTCTGTATCCAGGACTTCTAAGTGAGAAAACTTCATCTTCAGCTGGAGgtttgaggttatttttgttttgtttttcaaagacctTGTCCTACAGTGCAGATTTCAAAGTTGTggcgatccttctgcctcagctttcccaaGTGCTGTCACTGTACACCTAGCCAGgaagttttttttggggggggaagggggagagacagggtttctctggaacctgtcctggaactcactttgtaaaccaggctggcctcagtttcttttctcccataagtagcaaaaggaaagcagagcagaaaaaaagctaGGGCTAGATGGCTGGGGAAATTCTTTGCCCCTCTAGAGAGCAAAGGGAAACAAATTCAGTGTCGAGAGCAAAATGCTGAAGGCAGCAGTGGCTGCCTTGGGAAGAGTGGAAGTGTAAGGACCTGAAAGGTCAGGGGCCAGCACCGTGACCTGTGAACTCCCACAGCCATATGCTAAGGTATGTGATGGGATCAAAAATACCAAGAGGAACCTCCTGCCAATGCGCAGATTTCTGTGACAAAGTATATACCACCACTAATTTAGACCAAATAGGGGATCAGggtgaaatattaaaaacaaaaacattttttaaaggctGAAGATCTCTACCTTCCTCAGGCAGAGAGGCTGTTTAAGTTTCAGCTTCAACAGTGCTGTTGGTGAGCACTGTATCCCAGGGCCACATGAGCCACAAAGGACGACTCAGGAAGCCTGGCAGGAGCCTGAAATTGTTTGGGACCAGTGGCCCTTTCTACATTTCCCTGTTTCAAATGGGAATGCCTGTTGACTACAAATCTGTTGCTTTACACAGCATGCTTTCAAAAATGGCGAACAAGATTCAGGgtttaaagacaaaacaagaatCTGAGCTATCTCAAGGTTCACAAGTCTCCTGTGATGATGGGGTACAGGAGGGCCACAGGGAGAGTGGAGGCTGACAGGATAAGAACCCCAAGAACAAACATTGCCCCAAGGAGGGGGGCAGGTAGGAAAGGACGCTCAGAACCTCAGAAGGAACCCAACTCCACTGCCTCTGGCCCtatttcaacctccagcctccaTGACCATCTGATGACAAATTCACATTGTCTTAAGCAGTATGGCTGTGGTAACCCACTAAAGAGCCATCAGAAAACCTGTTCCAGGACGTAAGCCCATTCCAGAGACAGCCTAAGGGCTTGACTTCTCTGGATTGAGAACACAGGGCAAGTTTGCCTGCCGTCTAAAGGGCACACCTTCCTCAGCTATTCCAGAATGCTAGAGCTAGATGGGGTACACCCAGCCTTGGTCTGAGACCCCAGGAGCCATGCAGGGTGCCCCCTTCCAGGCCTTAGTTCAGATGATGCTGACTAGCACACCTCACTAAATAATTGTCCCCTTTCCAGGAAGAACCGAGCAGTCTAATGGATAGGGATGTGCGCTTCTTCGGCAAGGGAGCAAGCAGGAAGAACAGTCTTGCAAGGCATGTGCCTACAGTCCACACCCTATAAAAATGACACCCCTTAGCCCAGGCAGCCCATGGCAGGCACCGCAGGAATAGCTAGAGTAACTTCAGTACACACGAGAGACATGGAAAAGTCTAGAGAACAAGACCATTTTCCACGGCGGTGTGGTTATGGAGGCCTCAAGCACTCACACACTACAAGAGCACAGCACCACGCCCTGTGCCCTAACTTGCTCCAAGGCCAAAATAGTCAGCAGTGCCGAAGGGCTGAAAAAAACCACATCTCAGACATGCTGTTTGGCCGAGCACGAGCCCATGGGTACATGGGTCGTGGGTACTCACTCCGGCCAGGGATTTCTGGATGttctctctggctcttgcaatgTCACGGAGGATCACGCTGGCACCATTCTCCTGCAGACAGTGCAGAAAGAACTAgtcttttttgctttggtttaaaaaaaaatttttttaacaaacacacacacacacacaaaccccacacacaaacacaaaatcccTAAGAACCCTCACTCAAAAAGCAAGAATGCATTACAAGGAGATGAATGCATTACACAGAATGAAAGCTCCCAGGGCAGTGAAAAGCAGAAAGTGATCGAGGCCAGGACCACAAAGTCTGCAGGCAGCAGTACAAGCTGAGGCCTGGCCACACACCACCCCAGACACCTGTCTGCTTGCTGGCCCCAGCTGCATGGGAGCAGCAAGAGTGAGTCCCATGTTAGGATCAGAGGCCAAGGGCAGAAGCACCCTAGGATTCAGCCAAGGGCCTTCTAGTCCTAACAAGACGCCTCTGGCCCACCCAGTTCCACCAGCCCTAAGCATAGTGCTCACCTGGCGGGAGCCAGCAGCCACAGGCCCATTCATCTGCTCATAGAATTTCCTCTCCGCATCGTCATATTTGAACTTGTCAAACCAGATCTTCTCGTGCACTAGAAAGTTTGTAGCCATTTTTCTGCTGAGATGGGAAAAAGTGGCCAGGTAAGTGGCTAGAAAAAGTTGcagtcaacctctggcttccccTTCCCCACAGGCACCAGGCCTATCCTGCCTGAGTACCTTGGACCAGGCAGAGTTAACGAACAGGGGAGCCGTGAAGGCTTTGGCATGCT
Proteins encoded in this window:
- the Eef1d gene encoding elongation factor 1-delta isoform X1 — its product is MATNFLVHEKIWFDKFKYDDAERKFYEQMNGPVAAGSRQENGASVILRDIARARENIQKSLAGSSGPGASSGPAGDHSELIVRIASLEMENQNLRGVVQDLQQAISKLEARLSTLEKSSPTHRATAPQTQHVSPMRQVEPPTKKAATPAEDDEDNDIDLFGSDEEEEDKEAARLREERLRQYAEKKAKKPSLVAKSSILLDVKPWDDETDMAQLEACVRSVQLDGLVWGGSKLVPVGYGIRKLQIQCVVEDDKVGTDLLEEEITKFEEHVQSVDIAAFNKI
- the Eef1d gene encoding elongation factor 1-delta isoform X2; translation: MATNFLVHEKIWFDKFKYDDAERKFYEQMNGPVAAGSRQSSGPGASSGPAGDHSELIVRIASLEMENQNLRGVVQDLQQAISKLEARLSTLEKSSPTHRATAPQTQHVSPMRQVEPPTKKAATPAEDDEDNDIDLFGSDEEEEDKEAARLREERLRQYAEKKAKKPSLVAKSSILLDVKPWDDETDMAQLEACVRSVQLDGLVWGGSKLVPVGYGIRKLQIQCVVEDDKVGTDLLEEEITKFEEHVQSVDIAAFNKI
- the Naprt gene encoding nicotinate phosphoribosyltransferase gives rise to the protein MEKDGEGRAVVRPLLTDLYQATMALGYWRAGRAREAAEFELFFRHCPFGGSFALAAGLRDCLCFLRAFRLQDADVQFLASVLPPDTDPAFFEHLRTLDCSGVTVRALPEGSLAFPGVPLLQVSGPLLLVQLLETPLLCLVSYASLVATNAARLRLIAGPDKRLLEMGLRRAQGPDGGFTASIYSYLGGFNSSSNTLAGQLRGVPVAGTLAHSFVTSFSGSEVPPDPMLAPASSEGPTVDLAASVNLWLKRVCVYLGLEVQEPHPGERAAFVAYALAFPRAFQGLLDSYSVRRSGLPNFLAVALALGELGYRAVGVRLDSGDLFQQAQEIRGIFRTVGAEFQVPWLESVPIAVSNNIDEKALARLAQKGSEVNIIGIGTSVVTCPKQPSMGCVYKLVSVGGQPRMKLTEDREKQTLPGSKAAFRLLGSDGFFLMDLLQLAEEPPPKAGQELRVWPRGAQEPCTVKPAQVEPLLRLYLQQGQLCELLPSLDESRTFAQQSLSRLSPAHKQLQSPPVYPVALSEKLRALVDSLGAGGPL